Proteins from a single region of Hordeum vulgare subsp. vulgare chromosome 6H, MorexV3_pseudomolecules_assembly, whole genome shotgun sequence:
- the LOC123401052 gene encoding E3 ubiquitin-protein ligase ARIH2-like: MADAAQRPCSICMEPMASSEAHRGGTACAHVFCGACLAVHVRAKVESGRGAAVGCLDAACASRLNPELCRAALPRDVFERWCAALCESMFAGARRTYCPFPDCSEMMVADDGDGDTVTQSECQVCRRLFCAQCRVPWHAGADCAAYRRRDTAREDAMLLEMAAGRRWRRCSKCQFFVEKTDGCQHITCRCGYQFCYGCGSEWRTSCSGCTN; the protein is encoded by the exons ATGGCGGACGCCGCGCAGCGGCCATGCAGCATCTGCATGGAGCCCATGGCGTCCTCGGAGGCCCACCGCGGCGGTACCGCCTGCGCGCACGTCTTCTGCGGGGCGTGCCTGGCGGTCCACGTCCGCGCGAAGGTCGAGTCCGGCCGTGGCGCCGCCGTGGGGTGCCTCGACGCGGCGTGCGCCAGCAGGCTCAACCCGGAGCTGTGCCGCGCCGCGCTCCCGCGCGACGTGTTCGAGCGGTGGTGCGCCGCGCTCTGCGAGTCCATGTTCGCCGGCGCGCGGCGGACCTACTGCCCGTTCCCGGACTGCTCGGAGATGATGGTggccgacgacggcgacggcgacaccGTGACGCAGTCCGAGTGCCAGGTGTGCAGGCGGCTGTTCTGCGCCCAGTGCCGCGTGCCGTGGCACGCCGGCGCCGACTGCGCCGCGTACAGGCGCCGGGACACGGCCAGGGAGGACGCGATGCTGCTGGAgatggccgcggggaggaggtggaggcggtgctccaagtgccagttcttcgtGGAGAAGACCGACGGCTGCCAGCACATCACATGCAG GTGTGGCTACCAGTTCTGCTACGGGTGTGGCTCCGAATGGCGTACGTCTTGTTCCGGGTGCACCAATTAG